One window of the Anopheles cruzii chromosome 2, idAnoCruzAS_RS32_06, whole genome shotgun sequence genome contains the following:
- the LOC128267783 gene encoding methylenetetrahydrofolate reductase (NADPH) has protein sequence MEVMIAQTATQGTGNLRDQLQEIFHPATGTSSAAAFSVEISTKDDTAIIERLRGLSPQPIFCSLPWVSDENLRYEDDFSRTPSLRLAGQLQQARYTVVSHLSCYNLTERQVQKILATGLVRNLFIVRGDTVNPTQRFTHSFDLVAYLRRDPVEDSPDRSTTASSVRLTIGVGGYPQGHHQSRSADDELRHLAEKVALGADFLLTQTLYDAASFFHYRDRCRAAGISIPLVPGIYLPHSYRQLQTMLGFTRVTLPPAVRDTFEAHAGDKPEEFEAFVVEYFSGVVSELLAPNEIAGDPVKLVHFFTFNNLRLLQQVLDRVKFE, from the coding sequence ATGGAGGTCATGATCGCACAGACGGCTACGCAGGGCACTGGAAATTTGCGCGACCAGCTACAGGAAATCTTCCACCCCGCCACGGGCACCAGTTCTGCCGCCGCGTTCTCGGTGGAAATATCGACCAAAGATGACACCGCCATCATCGAGCGGCTGCGTGGCTTATCGCCCCAACCGATTTTCTGCTCGCTGCCCTGGGTTTCGGATGAAAATTTGCGCTACGAGGACGACTTCAGCCGGACGCCATCGCTACGGTTGGCGGGCCAATTGCAGCAGGCCCGGTACACGGTCGTGAGTCACCTATCGTGCTACAATCTGACCGAGCGGCAGGTGCAGAAGATACTGGCCACCGGCCTGGTGCGCAATCTGTTCATCGTACGCGGTGACACCGTTAATCCGACGCAGCGCTTTACCCACTCATTCGACCTAGTCGCCTATCTGCGCCGCGACCCGGTTGAGGATAGTCCCGATCGCAGCACCACCGCCTCATCCGTGCGCCTCacgatcggtgtcggtggttaCCCGCAGGGACACCACCAGTCACGATCGGCGGACGACGAGTTACGGCATCTCGCCGAAAAGGTTGCGCTCGGGGCCGATTTTCTGCTCACGCAAACGCTGTACGATGCGGCCTCGTTCTTTCACTACCGGGACCGGTGTCGGGCGGCCGGCATTAGCATCCCGCTGGTGCCCGGTATCTATCTGCCGCACTCGTACCGTCAGCTGCAAACGATGTTGGGCTTTACGCGCGTTACACTGCCACCGGCGGTACGGGACACGTTCGAGGCGCACGCCGGCGACAAGCCGGAGGAGTTTGAAGCATTCGTGGTGGAGTACTTTTCTGGCGTCGTCAGTGAGCTGCTGGCCCCAAACGAGATCGCAGGTGATCCGGTGAAATTGGTGCACTTTTTCACCTTCAACAACCTGAGGCTGCTTCAGCAGGTCCTTGATCGCGTCAAGTTCGAATAA
- the LOC128277816 gene encoding probable cytochrome P450 308a1, which yields MFGLCVALAVLAVCLYFKWSMSYWQRVGKVAGPKPLPIFGNQLEQLTGKKHFGEIFEEMYRSFPQATWVGFYKFANRPAIVVRDLDLVRDVVTSQFSSFNKNDFHADESLDPLLAFNPFTASGDVWKERRAQMTTVFTPNRIRATFPLVQQIADDLLKYIARQKDPHFEAKDLCSKYTIGVVASVAFGIDAESFTNPNAEFPRMGNALFEPSFMTALRLQLTMFAPGLAKLLRVPFVPAYVDQWFRQMVRETVRQRKVEKRQDMFQAMCDNLSDNGKREIDENIAAGHSVTFLSEGFETSSTLMCYLLYELAANPPIQDRVVQEIRSVLQETGGQLTEAGLQKLTYMEAAMMETLRMHSPVFTLPRVCTKDFVLPPQFPGDTKQVVLRRGTSVVVPVYAIHHDPEIYPQPSVFDPERFTEENRKARHRHAFLAFGEGPRLCLGMKFGLHQSKIGIAAMLNRYTVTISPKQELPLEFARSAFLMTPKSGVWLNFKERP from the exons ATGTTCGGGTTGTGCGTGGCCCTCGCCGTACTGGCCGTCTGCCTGTACTTCAAATGGAGCATGAGCTACTGGCAGCGTGTGGGCAAAGTGGCCGGCCCGAAGCCGCTCCCGATATTCGGTAACCAGCTGGAGCAGCTTACCGGCAAGAAGCACTTCGGTGAGATATTCGAAGAGATGTACCGCTCGTTCCCGCAGGCCACCTGGGTCGGGTTTTACAAATTTGCCAACAGACCCGCCATCGTCGTGCGCGATCTCGATCTGGTGCGCGATGTTGTTACGAGCCAGTTTTCGTCGTTCAACAAAAATGATTTCCACGCCGACGAATCCCTCGACCCGCTGCTCGCCTTCAATCCGTTCACTGCGTCTGGCGACGTGTGGAAAGAACGTCGAGCGCAGATGACCACCGTTTTCACGCCCAATCGCATCCGGGCCACCTTTCCGCTGGTGCAGCAGATTGCCGACGATTTGTTGAAGTACATCGCGCGCCAAAAAGATCCACACTTTGAGGCAAAGGAT CTTTGTTCCAAATACACGATCGGAGTCGTAGCCAGCGTTGCTTTCGGTATCGATGCCGAATCGTTCACGAACCCGAACGCCGAGTTTCCTCGCATGGGAAACGCCCTGTTTGAGCCGTCGTTCATGACCGCGCTCCGGTTGCAGTTGACCATGTTCGCACCGGGTCTGGCGAAACTTTTGCGTGTACC ATTCGTACCGGCCTACGTCGATCAGTGGTTCCGCCAGATGGTGCGAGAAACGGTCCGCCAACGGAAGGTGGAAAAGCGGCAGGATATGTTTCAGGCTATGTGCGACAATTTGTCCGACAACGGTAAACGCGAGATCGACGAAAATATTGCAGCCGGCCACTCGGTAACGTTTCTGTCAGAAGGATTCGAAACGTCCAGCACCTTGATGTGCTACCTTCTGTACGAG TTGGCCGCCAATCCGCCCATACAGGATCGCGTTGTGCAAGAGATACGATCGGTGCTGCAGGAAACGGGCGGACAGCTGACCGAAGCTGGATTGCAAAAGTTGACTTACATGGAGGCGGCCATGATGGAAACGCTCCGTATGCACAGCCCGGTGTTTACTTTGCCACGTGTTTGCACGAAGGATTTCGTACTTCCGCCACAGTTTCCGGGTGACACCAAACAGGTTGTGCTCCGTCGCGGTACATCGGTCGTGGTGCCTGTGTACGCCATTCACCACGATCCCGAGATTTACCCGCAACCGTCCGTGTTTGATCCGGAACGATTTACGGAGGAAAACCGTAAAGCTCGCCATCGGCATGCGTTCCTCGCGTTCGGGGAAGGGCCCCGCCTGTGTTTGG GAATGAAGTTTGGACTGCATCAAAGCAAAATCGGAATTGCAGCAATGTTGAACCGGTACACTGTAACTATTTCGCCGAAGCAAGAACTTCCTTTGGAGTTTGCCAGAAGTGCATTTTTGATGACTCCGAAATCGGGTGTATGGTTAAACTTTAAGGAACGACCGTAA
- the LOC128279209 gene encoding facilitated trehalose transporter Tret1-like, producing MGVWDSLKELRKYSNQYLAAFTGTLLMLSVAASYGWTSPTLPKLLADDSPLPLTPDESSWVVSILVLTSIAGPVLSAWLIDRFGRKPTLLIAVLPSIVGWVLIGVGDSVAVLFVSRALSGISYGMAYSSMPLYLGEIASDGIRGSIGTLLTVMAKTGILLEYSIGPYVGYTTLAWISIAFPAIFFGLFLWLPESPYYLLAKQRTELAEKNLRWLRRSNDVDGELKMMQAAVERSQQNRGTFRDLLNRGNRRSLIIILGLGALQQLCGSQAVIAYSQQIFDQVNIGLEAHESSIIMAVIQLVTAALSSSIVDRVGRRPLLLVSTVGCAVGTFIVGLYFFLDQQEVDLDGIGWIPLIVIMVYIIFYTVGLATVPFAIMGEIFPTNVKAVAVALYTMFAGAVGFGVSKLYQLISDEAGTYLSFWIFAACSAGFVVFVFALVPETKGKPLDQILIEMNTSTSRNINCFRRSNKRSEEQKKASIAESNLADA from the exons ATGGGAGTGTGGGATAGTTTAAAGGAGCTTCGGAAATACTCCAACCAGTACTTGGCCGCCTTCACCG GAACGCTGCTAATGCTATCCGTGGCGGCCTCGTACGGTTGGACGTCCCCAACGCTGCCCAAGCTGCTGGCAGATGACTCTCCGCTGCCACTGACGCCGGACGAGAGTTCCTGGGTCGTGTCGATCCTGGTCCTGACATCGATCGCCGGGCCAGTACTATCGGCGTGGTTGATCGACCGATTCGGGCGCAAACCAACGCTCCTGATCGCCGTCCTGCCCAGCATCGTCGGATGGGTGCTGATCGGTGTGGGAgactcggtggcggtgctgttTGTGTCCCGCGCGCTCAGTGGCATCTCGTATGGTATGGCCTACTCGTCGATGCCACTGTACCTCGGCGAGATCGCGTCTGATGGGATACGCGGCTCGATCGGTACGTTGCTAACCGTGATGGCCAAAACAGGCATCTTGCTCGAGTACTCCATTGGCCCGTACGTGGGCTACACTACGCTGGCCTGGATATCGATCGCGTTTCCAGCGATCTTCTTCGGTCTGTTCCTGTGGTTGCCCGAGTCCCCGTACTATCTGCTCGCGAAGCAGCGCACCGAGCTGGCGGAGAAGAACTTGCGCTGGTTGCGCCGATCCAACGATGTGGACGGTGAACTGAAGATGATGCAGGCAGCCGTCGAACGATCGCAGCAAAACCGGGGCACGTTCCGGGATCTGCTGAACCGTGGCAACCGGCGAAGTTTGATCATCATCCTCGGGCTGGGTGCACTGCAGCAGCTCTGTGGCAGCCAGGCCGTGATCGCGTACTCGCAGCAAATCTTCGACCAGGTTAACATCGGCCTGGAGGCACACGAATCGTCCATCATTATGGCCGTCATCCAGCTGGTAACGGCGGCCCTTTCCTCGTCGATCGTGGACCGTGTTGGGAGGCGGCCACTGTTGCTGGTTTCCACCGTGGGCTGCGCCGTCGGGACGTTCATCGTCGGGCTGTACTTTTTCCTCGACCAGCAGGAAGTGGACCTCGACGGGATCGGCTGGATACCGCTGATCGTAATAATGGTGTACATTATTTTCTACACCGTCGGCCTGGCCACCGTGCCGTTCGCCATTATGGGCGAGATATTTCCCACCAACGTAAAGGCGGTCGCGGTCGCCCTCTACACGATGTTTGCCGGTGCAGTCGGCTTCGGAGTGTCCAAGCTGTACCAGCTCATCTCGGACGAGGCCGGCACGTACCTGTCGTTCTGGATCTTTGCCGCCTGCTCGGCCGGCTTcgtggtgtttgtgtttgcgctCGTCCCCGAGACGAAGGGGAAACCGCTCGATCAGATACTGATCGAAATGAACACCTCCACCAGTCGGAACATCAACTGCTTCCGGCGGAGCAACAAACGGAGCGAGGAGCAAAAGAAAGCGTCGATCGCCGAGAGCAACCTTGCGGATGCTTAA
- the LOC128267740 gene encoding chromatin accessibility complex protein 1: MKCLIIRYFSYQTMDQERLTQLPMSRIKTVMKTSPDMGNINQEALFLMCRAAEMFIEHLAHRAHNPERKTLDYSDLAKYVEKEDALEFLQIVLPQKITVREYKELMAQKAAEAEMGSEEDDSDEGSEVPSEAPSGAGEEDNGADEVIELDDDDLVEVQQKSNPEIDSLDSASSSGDSGSVISIDSSSDEKENSKNDSNKKSPVKHKTGDSP, from the exons ATGAAGTGTTTGATAATTCGATATTTCAGCTACCAAACGATGGACCAAGAACGGTTAACACAGCTGCCAATGTCCCGCATCAAGACGGTCATGAAGACATCGCCGGACATGGGAAACATCAACCAGGAGGCCCTGTTTTTGATGTGCCGTGCTGCG GAGATGTTTATCGAACACCTGGCCCACCGTGCACACAACCCGGAACGCAAGACACTGGACTATTCGGATCTAGCGAAATATGTGGAGAAAGAGGACGCGCTGGAATTTCTGCAGATCGTTTTACCGCAAAAAATTACCGTCAGGGAGTACAAAGAGCTGATGGCCCAGAAGGCGGCGGAAGCCGAAATGGGCAGTGAGGAAGACGATTCCGACGAAGGATCGGAGGTCCCGTCGGAGGCGCCATCGGGCGCTGGGGAGGAGGACAACGGCGCTGACGAAGTGATCGAactcgacgatgacgatttAGTGGAGGTTCAACAGAAAAGTAACCCAGAGATCGACAGCCTAGACTCGGCGTCGTCCAGCGGTGACAGCGGCAGTGTCATCTCGATCGATTCCAGCTcggacgaaaaggaaaactccaAAAACGACAGCAATAAGAAGTCACCggtgaaacacaaaacaggCGACTCGCCGTAA
- the LOC128278158 gene encoding RINT1-like protein, whose translation MASERSEVDERLIARFNQELGTDLRNMHKCADLVKYYRSELEDLRDKITVTEADCIPSVKSAVQTSQSLLRELQSKEATIGEYDAKVTQRIETHRQLMETVGARMEQIRELQTVRDYLALVQDITNISEALEASASGKDDGKPVALYVALAGPNSILDRLGGIEAPQLKMYARSTAFHWHEVLLQKYSVEFEALLKTIKWPNLNQTLEQFNPSKDHIHKLVVLSESLFLLKLPGDQDLLSVKLTPSIYCRPYSAPIELFVKPFRQRFKFHFTGHKQTNRLDRPEWYLTQVLQWAKENHIFVGQHFQSPALRAGITNSNVRLEFVRGLVQLAVEKLIIDIEQIVRDEALFAHLIDEVLAFEEDLKQTLGYPTSFPSVVSVLLQPVYFLKWMAIEEKFTTDKMDAMLNTDDPFDLLDPANLDELKIPKCADQFVRLLDAIKERYRSLPQPGQRLQFLDLQLKLIDNFRRRLVQLYNDPTNAANPTKIINAIHYLTSVLRDWGESVHYLHLHATLYGPDSDEISSVFDRTIEELDHWQHTLVNGLVTWIVHEITVRSRPYRYDLWPSMGVHDAKETLAVSASASEMFQTAIKLLHDMEQELSANVFSVVLRMIAGQLDEWIVANMVMNTKFSAGGIQQFAYDMTRNLFVMFGQYTDHPKLLFKRTNDACILLTLPLGSALLLRETLRNETTESEDVTRALREIGIVICNKGTALDVLDRRNDMPAIG comes from the exons ATGGCGTCCGAGCGGAGTGAGGTGGACGAACGGCTGATCGCCCGCTTCAACCAGGAGCTGGGCACGGACCTGAGAAACATGCACAAGTGTGCGGATCTGGTAAAGTACTACCGGTCCGAGCTGGAAGACTTGCGGGACAAG ATCACAGTGACGGAGGCCGATTGCATCCCGAGCGTAAAGAGTGCTGTGCAAACGAGTCAGTCGCTCTTGCGCGAGCTCCAATCGAAGGAGGCCACCATCGGGGAGTACGATGCCAAAGTAACGCAACGGATCGAAACGCACCGGCAGCTGATGGAAACGGTCGGCGCCCGGATGGAGCAGATTCGTGAACTGCAAACGGTGCGCGACTATCTGGCGCTGGTGCAAGACATTACGAACATTAGCGAAGCGCTGGAAGCGTCGGCCAGCGGCAAAGACGACGGGAAGCCCGTTGCGCTCTACGTGGCACTGGCTGGGCCGAACAGTATTCTGGATCGGCTGGGCGGCATCGAGGCACCGCAGCTAAAAATGTACGCCCGCAGCACGGCCTTTCACTGGCACGAGGTGCTGCTCCAAAAGTATTCGGTCGAGTTCGAGGCCTTGCTGAAGACGATCAAGTGGCCTAACCTGAACCAAACGCTCGAACAGTTTAACCCGTCGAAGGACCACATCCACAAGCTGGTCGTGCTGTCGGAGTCCCTGTTTCTGCTGAAGCTTCCGGGTGACCAGGACCTGCTGAGCGTCAAGCTGACACCTTCGATCTACTGCCGACCGTACTCGGCACCGATCGAGCTGTTCGTGAAACCGTTCCGACAGCGGTTCAAGTTTCACTTCACCGGCCACAAGCAAACCAACCGGCTGGACCGTCCCGAGTGGTACCTGACGCAGGTGCTGCAGTGGGCCAAAGAGAATCACATTTTCGTCGGCCAACACTTTCAATCGCCCGCTCTACGGGCGGGCATTACCAATAGCAACGTCAGG CTCGAGTTTGTTCGGGGATTGGTTCAGTTGGCGGTGGAAAAACTAATCATCGACATTGAGCAGATCGTGCGGGACGAAGCGCTTTTTGCGCACCTTATCGACGAGGTGCTGGCGTTCGAGGAGGATCTAAAGCAGACGCTCGGCTACCCGACCAGTTTCCCCAGTGTcgtttcggtgctgctgcaaccgGTTTACTTCCTAAAGTGGATGGCCATCGAAGAGAAAT TCACCACCGACAAGATGGATGCGATGCTGAACACCGACGATccgttcgatttgctcgatcCGGCCAACTTGGACGAGCTAAAGATCCCAAAGTGTGCCGATCAGTTTGTGCGATTGCTGGACGCGATCAAGGAGCGGTACCGCTCGCTGCCACAGCCCGGCCAGCGGTTACAGTTTCTGGATCTGCAGCTCAAGCTGATCGACAATTTTCGGCGCCGCCTGGTGCAGCTGTACAACGATCCGACGAATGCGGCCAATCCGACCAAAATTATCAACGCCATCCACTACCTCACGTCGGTGCTGAGGGACTGGGGTGAAAGTGTGCACTATTTGCACCTGCACGCCACCCTGTACGGTCCCGATTCGGACGAGATCAGCTCCGTGTTTGACCGGACGATCGAAGAGCTCGACCACTGGCAGCACACGCTTGTGAACGGGTTGGTGACGTGGATTGTGCACGAGATCACGGTCCGTTCGCGCCCGTACCGGTACGATCTGTGGCCCTCGATGGGGGTGCACGATGCCAAGGAAACGCTAGCGGTATCGGCCAGCGCAAGCGAGATGTTTCAGACGGCCATCAAGCTGCTGCACGACATGGAGCAGGAACTGTCGGCGAACGTGTTTTCGGTCGTGCTGCGCATGATCGCTGGCCAGCTGGACGAGTGGATCGTGGCGAACATGGTGATGAACACCAAGTTTTCGGCCGGCGGCATCCAGCAGTTTGCCTACGACATGACGCGCAATCTGTTCGTGATGTTCGGCCAGTACACCGACCATCCGAAGCTACTGTTCAAAAG AACTAATGACGCTTGCATACTGCTCACCTtgccgctcggttcggcgCTGCTTTTGCGTGAAAcgcttcgaaacgaaacgaccgAAAGTGAGGACGTAACGCGGGCGCTACGGGAGATCGGCATCGTGATCTGCAATAAGGGCACCGCCCTGGATGTGCTCGATCGACGGAACGACATGCCAGCGATTGGCTGA
- the LOC128267789 gene encoding facilitated trehalose transporter Tret1-like, giving the protein MTPAPPIKRGRYRNEYIAALAATSSLVAAVACAGWSSPAIPALRGPDSPVPITPDEGSWIVALLSIGSLLGPIVCGLFVDRYGRRKLLLGSAIPIAVGWVLIAFARSVAVLYAARLLHGFGYGLAYCVTPIYLGEISSDAVRGSTGVLVTVMAKLAFLLEYTIGSYVSFKCLAWISCALPVVFFATFFWMPETPYFLLARGSDRAAARSLRWLRRSEDVAGELGRMKKLMEDSKQTAAGNSLRLLFASANRRCLVIILLLSFGMQLTGINAILGYSQTLFSGLALPLTAAELSIVLALVQLTSVMLPTFLVDRTGRRPLLLISTAGSLLGLATCAIYFTLVETAPDVLSSEPGAAHGWVPFVAVLLFIVSFAIGLATVPFAILGEVFPKHIKATANAVFAVITSVVVFTVLKLFQVISDGAGTYVSFWIFTACTAVTGGLIYLVIPETKGQSFERIQELMQQRSNAGGERVEINGDDALKQKRQLLC; this is encoded by the exons ATGACTCCGGCGCCACCGATCAAACGAGGACGATACCGCAATGAGTACATTGCTGCACTCGCAG CAACTTCTTCCCTCGTGGCGGCAGTTGCCTGCGCCGGGTGGTCTTCGCCGGCTATTCCTGCCCTCCGTGGACCCGACTCACCTGTACCGATCACGCCGGACGAAGGATCTTGGATCGTTGCCCTCCTTTCGATTGGTTCCCTGCTCGGACCGATCGTCTGTGGACTGTTTGTCGATCGCTACGGACGTCGAAAGTTGCTGCTAGGGTCGGCCATTCCCATCGCCGTCGGTTGGGTGCTGATCGCGTTTGCCCGATCCGTCGCAGTGCTTTACGCTGCCCGACTTCTGCACGGGTTCGGCTACGGACTGGCGTACTGCGTGACACCCATCTATCTGGGCGAGATCTCATCCGATGCCGTGCGTGGCTCCACCGGCGTACTGGTGACGGTGATGGCCAAACTAGCCTTTCTGCTCGAGTACACGATCGGCTCGTACGTTAGCTTCAAGTGCTTGGCTTGGATTTCATGCGCCCTTCCGGTGGTATTCTTCGCCACGTTCTTCTGGATGCCCGAGACTCCTTACTTTCTGTTGGCTCGCGGCAGCGATCGGGCCGCGGCCAGAAGTCTCCGCTGGCTGCGTCGCAGCGAAGACGTGGCTGGTGAACTGGGGCGTATGAAAAAACTCATGGAGGACAGCAAGCAGACGGCGGCAGGCAACTCACTAAGACTGCTGTTTGCGTCTGCGAACCGACGCTGTCTGGTGATCATCCTACTTCTCTCGTTCGGTATGCAACTGACCGGCATCAATGCGATCCTCGGCTACTCGCAGACGCTCTTTTCGGGACTCGCACTGCCGCTGACGGCTGCCGAACTATCGATcgtgctggcgctggtgcaGCTTACGTCGGTGATGCTTCCGACGTTCCTCGTCGATCGAACCGGGCGTCGGCCCCTTTTGCTCATCTCAACTGCTGGTTCGTTGCTGGGGCTGGCCACTTGTGCCATATATTTTACGCTGGTCGAAACCGCTCCCGACGTGCTTTCATCCGAACCGGGTGCCGCACACGGATGGGTACCGTTCGTGGCGGTGCTACTGTTTATCGTCTCGTTCGCAATCGGACTAGCAACCGTGCCGTTTGCCATCCTCGGTGAGGTGTTCCCGAAGCACATCAAAGCAACGGCAAACGCCGTGTTTGCCGTCATCACATCGGTGGTCGTTTTTACGGTGCTAAAGCTATTCCAGGTTATCTCGGACGGTGCGGGCACGTACGTTTCGTTTTGGATCTTTACCGCCTGCACGGCTGTGACTGGTGGGTTGATTTATTTGGTCATCCCAGAAACGAAGGGTCAATCGTTCGAGCGCATCCAGGAACTGATGCAGCAACGCAGCAATGCCGGGGGTGAGCGCGTGGAGATAAACGGTGACGATGCACTGAAACAGAAAAGACAACTGTTGTGTTAG
- the LOC128279208 gene encoding uncharacterized protein LOC128279208: MATASTGPGVLYQTLRTFNSLGCDDEALCYAAYRVYIHLKDEKKLNDVQYHYAPSLRLIYLTARRAASAPAELYIPTLATEELALELLDHYRSLGEFDGLILAICDPSSTVLLYRATAGLKDISGKLPSRGQLLRQKQQQQQTEVKPQR; encoded by the exons ATGGCGACAGCGAGTACCGGTCCGGGCGTTTTATACCAAACG CTAAGGACATTCAACAGTCTGGGGTGCGACGATGAGGCGCTTTGTTACGCCGCCTACCGGGTTTACATCCATCTAAAAGATG AGAAAAAACTGAATGATGTACAGTATCATTACGCACCCAGCTTGCGGCTAATATACCTGACGGCCAGGCGGGCTGCGAGTGCTCCGGCTGAGCTGTACATTCCCACACTAGCAACGGAGGAGCTCGCCCTGGAACTCCTCGACCATTATCGCTCCCTGGGAGAGTTCGACGGGCTCATTTTGGCGATTTGTGACCCAAGTTCCACCGTGCTGCTGTACCGGGCGACTGCTGGCCTGAAGGACATTAGCGGGAAGCTGCCGTCGAGGGGACAATTATTACGgcaaaagcaacagcagcagcagactgAGGTGAAGCCACAGCGGTGA